Genomic segment of Falsibacillus pallidus:
TTCTTATCGAGATGAATAAAAAATTGCTTGAAGGTCACAGAGTGATTCAGAGTTATTTCGAAACAAAAAACCCTTATGATTCCTGGGTTACATTGTCCTATGCCATAACGTATTGGTTCATTAACAGGATGTGGCAGCAAGCCCGTCATAATTGGGGCATGGCAAGTACATTAGCCGGCACCGGGATGTGCATTGAGGCGAAGCTGCTAAAGGAGATGGGATGGAATTCAACATCGCTGACAGAGGATGTTGAATTTACAGCTCGATGCATCGGCAGGGGAATCTATCCTACCTGGGCAAGCAATGCGATTGTCTATGATGAAAAACCGATCACACTCGCCAGTTCCGTAAGACAACGGCTGCGATGGATGAGAGGGCACACGGACTGTGCAAGAAAATATATGAAGCCGCTTATTCTTAAATCCCTTCAAACCCGTAAATTTGCACAATTTGATGCAGCAATGTATCTATTTCAGCCGATTCGATTTCTATTTGTGGCAGCCGTTTGGGTGATGTCCAGCTTGCAGCTTGCAACACCTTTGTATACTCAATTCGACCTGCTGAAAATGATTCCTGACTGGGCATGGATTGGTTTGAATATCGTTTTATTTCTCCAATTTCCATTGGTTATGCTGCTTGAAAGGCGGCCGTGGAAGGCAT
This window contains:
- a CDS encoding glycosyltransferase family 2 protein produces the protein MIVIANVFQGIIFSVSLYQIIISLGGFKKRIEISGDYAPEKSFAILVAAHNEEMVIGPLLENLKQLDYPKDLYDVYIICDNCTDKTSQVAASYGVSAMERFDDKRKGKGFAVEWMLEHLWKRSRQVDAVIVFDADNLVSKNFLIEMNKKLLEGHRVIQSYFETKNPYDSWVTLSYAITYWFINRMWQQARHNWGMASTLAGTGMCIEAKLLKEMGWNSTSLTEDVEFTARCIGRGIYPTWASNAIVYDEKPITLASSVRQRLRWMRGHTDCARKYMKPLILKSLQTRKFAQFDAAMYLFQPIRFLFVAAVWVMSSLQLATPLYTQFDLLKMIPDWAWIGLNIVLFLQFPLVMLLERRPWKAYLGLILFPIFQFTWFPITLIGILTSKNKTWNHTKHTRAIKIEDLAG